One region of Gouania willdenowi chromosome 13, fGouWil2.1, whole genome shotgun sequence genomic DNA includes:
- the ywhae1 gene encoding tyrosine 3-monooxygenase/tryptophan 5-monooxygenase activation protein, epsilon polypeptide 1 isoform X2, whose translation MEERDALVYQAKLAEQAERYDEMVESMKKVAEMGVDLTVEERNLLSVAYKNVIGARRASWRIISSIEQREESKATEEKKKMIREYRQMVENELKDICNDILSTLDKYLIPSAAVGESKVFYNKMKGDYFRYLAEFATGTSRKEAAESSLVAYKTATDLATNELAPTHPIRLGLALNFSVFYYEILNSPDRACRLAKAAFDDAIAELDTLSEESYKDSTLIMQLLRDNLTLWTSDMQGEES comes from the exons AGATGGTTGAGTCCATGAAGAAGGTTGCAGAGATGGGTGTGGATCTCACAGTGGAAGAGAGGAACCTGCTGTCTGTAGCCTACAAAAATGTGATCGGTGCTCGGAGAGCGTCCTGGAGGATAATCAGCAGCATTGAACAGCGGGAGGAGAGCAAAGCTacagaggagaagaagaagatgatccGGGAATACAGGCAAATG GTGGAGAACGAGTTGAAGGATATCTGCAATGATATTCTGTCAACACTGGATAAATACCTCATTCCCTCTGCTGCCGTTGGAGAATCCAAGGTCTTCTACAACAAAAT GAAAGGCGACTATTTCCGGTACCTGGCAGAGTTCGCCACAGGCACCTCCAGGAAGGAAGCGGCAGAGAGCAGTCTGGTGGCCTACAAAACAGCAACTGATCTGGCAACAAACGAGCTGGCACCCACACATCCCATCCGCCTCGGCCTCGCACTCAACTTCTCAGTCTTCTACTACGAGATCCTCAACTCACCCGACCGCGCATGCAG GTTGGCAAAGGCTGCCTTTGATGACGCCATCGCAGAACTGGACACACTGAGTGAAGAAAGCTACAAGGACTCCACACTTATCATGCAGTTGTTACGTGACAACCTTACGTTATGGACTTCAGATATGCAGGGTGAAG